DNA sequence from the Candoia aspera isolate rCanAsp1 chromosome 10, rCanAsp1.hap2, whole genome shotgun sequence genome:
TCCAGTCCTCTTCTATGGACTGGAAGAGTGGATGAGAGCATGCCCTGAGCCCCCAAAATCTTGAGCTTCCTTCCAAGGTCTGCATGTCTATGGTGACAGGGTTGTAGCTGTATCTTGGTATCATTCCTTCCACATGTCTAAGCAGGAAGGGATAATTGCCTTGTCAGTGGACTTGAAAGATCTTCGAAGTTGTTCTGTCATGTCCCTGATCCTTACTCCAGGCAGACAGTGTACTTCCTGACCTAATGGGCCCAGTCAACATAcctttgtttcagttccttttgtgcTAGTGAATCACCAACCACCATGACTCTTCTTTGCCTTCTGACAGGGCACAGCCACAGCCTTTGCACCCTCTGGGGATCCATTCTCTCTCTGTTGCTGGTTTCATTATGAGAGCCTGGAAATGGTTCCTAAGTTTCAGCAGTGCAGCATGGCTTCCTCAGGTGGTTGCCCTCATCCACTGGGCTTGCTCCTGATTCATCTTGACTTTGTGGAGGAAGTTCTTGCTGTAGGGCCCCGTGTCTTTGGACTGATACATCCTTTCTCACCAATTGAAGAGTGGCCACTTGCTGCTCCAGGTCTTCAAGGGCTGTCACAAGCTTGCCATTGCAACAAATGCATATCAAGTTGTTCTCAGGCAGGAGCAGCAGCATTGCAGGTCCCAACTGCAGACCCGTCTTGTTCATATTCACTTCACTGAGCACCACCAGAAGCCTTTCGTTTCCTCTCCTGTTCTCTTCAGGCTCTCCTATTGCCCAAGTGCAAACTCTTGCTTTAGAGAGAGAACTTGCTGGGGAGTCGAACACCTGTCGgctcccttctttttcctctgctgTAAGACCTTCATTCTCAGTGCTTCTGGAGGTGAGATATTGAATCACGGGGAGGACAATCAGATGCGCAGACGAGACAGTATAGCCTCTGTTTCTGAGCTCATGAGTCGTATGACGAGAGCCGTTGTCTCTGGAGACTGTTGGAGTTCCAGTTTCAGATGTAAGGAAATACTCACTAAATTAGTGCTTGGAGAAGGGAGAAAAGATGGTGCTTGCAGAATAAGCTTGCAAGCTTTCTACCCACTTGGAATATTGCAACAGAGCTGGGGGGTCAAGTGCACTGGAGTTGTTAGATCAAGTGATATCGATCTTGTGTATGGCAGCTAAATGGATACTATTGGGTAGAGTGTGAAACCAGCCACTGGGTGGGAAGCTTGCTAGTTGGGGATCCAGGAATTTGGACATGGTTCTTCTGTTGCACTCAAGATGGCACTTGTCACAGGAGATGGGCCCCTTGGCTTGGCAAGGACCAGCTGGGAGTTTGGCTTCTGTTGCGGCATAACATGGCGTGCTGCTTTTGCAGGTTTCCCTCTTCCTCATCCATCTTTGtatcccctcctcctcccttctctgGTTTATTTCAAAAAGAATTGAAATGCTGGAATTTCCCAGAGGCTGTAGTGATGGCTCACCCTCCCACAGTTCCCGGACAGCTAGTCCAGGCCTGCTAACAGGAGCTTCTGGCTGGAAAACCAGCCCATCAGCCCTCCTGTGAGAGGACCTCAGCTCCTTGCTCACACTGTGAGGGTGCTGGAGGTCAGTGGCGGGAGATGAGAGGTCTGGAGGAATTCCTCTGCTTTTGCTCCACCCAAAGACCCCATTAGAGGGAGGCCCTGGGCAGAATGAGTTGCTCACCTCCCTACTACCTTGGTTGTGTGGGAGGGCAGCATCTAGCCAGAGCTGCTGAGAGACGGGGAGAATTGGGTCTCTGCTGGCAAGAAATGCACTTGCAGGTGAGGAATGGTGGACTTGCCACAACTCCCTGAGAGGTGATGGGTGCTTGGCTGAGAACCAAAGGAGCCAGAGGGCTACCTAGCCAAGGGAGTCCTCCTGTCCCCAAATACCCAGAGTTTGGAAAATGGGCTTCTGGCATAGCCAGTGGAGGCCAAGAGCCGCTGAGCATAGAGATCCGGAAATTTAGAAGAGAAAATTGCATCAAGAGTTGGAATGTTGGATTCTGAAAGCTTCAGAAAGCCATTTCGCTATGTTGCAGCTCCCTCGCCATTCAACACCAGTGCAACATGTGGCTTGTAGAAATCACAGTGAgtggtgcccttccttcccggcTTGGGTGGGAATGTATATGACAGAAagacagaggaagaaagagaaccaccTCTCCCCAAATGGACAGATCTTCCCCCAAAATCCTGGCTAAGAAAGTCAATCGAGGtttgttttccttgtttcctAGGAGGCACACAGACTTCCAGGGAGCAACATGACAGACGGCTTTGACTGTGCCAGCTGCAAGGAGTCTCTTTACGGGCGCAAGTACATCCAGGGTGATGGAGGTCCTTTCTGCATCCCCTGCTATGAGTCCCACTTCGCCAATACCTGTGCTGAGTGCAAGGAGCTCATTGGACATGACTGCCGGGTGAGGGGGGAAACTGCATGGGCTGCCTCGGCCCCACCCTGGCTGTCCCTCTTCCTCCCAATATTTATATTGGAAATCTATAAGGAAAGCCCTCACAGGGCAGCACATGagaacatataaaatacaatcaaatGATCAAAACAATACCAAAAACCGATTACAATTAGGTCGACAACATTAGCTCCGGGGCAGGTCATTGCTTTAATAGCTGAGGCCAGTGTCCGGGGCAGGGAGCCCCGCCTCTTCCACAGGGAGAGGAGTGGACCCCTCCCTTCTAGCCTTCTGGGCTTCCCTGGCTGGAAACGGGCGGGCACGAGCTCAGGGCCCCCTTAGCCTGATTCAGGCTCAGGACATGCCCTTCTGCTAGTGGTCTGGCTGCCCTCTCACCTGCGGCCCCTTTTATTTACTCCTTCCTCCCAGCCTCCTCCTGCTCAAGCCCTTTCACTGACTTTTTCCACTGGGCCACCCAGGGTCAATTTCTTGGGAAATCCTTCCCCGGTTCCCAACCTGAGAATTTGTGGAAGGGGCCTAGTGGCCCCTTTTCCAACTAGCGTGTGTTATGAAACAGCATCAGCTTTCAGGAGCTGCACCTCGGTTTGCCAGGTGCATGGAGTGGCTGGACTGATGTAGGATTGACACTGGGGGAGGTGGAGCAGGACAGTGATGCAGATTAAATGTAAAATAGAGTTCAAGAACTGTATCagttgttgtgtgtgtgtttttaaaaaaaagctattgtGTTTATTGAGGCAGCCTGAAACCTTTTGGTGTATATAAATTCAGCAAGTCAGCAATCTCTTGCTCAGTTGTGCTGCGAAAATGTCTTTGTTCCAAAACAGCTACTTTGAGATCTGCAAcagagtgtcctgggaggttaaaatgctctgatattacttcaTTGCTGTTTTGAACCCTGATGTCAAACTCGTGTTCATTAACTCTTTTGCACAAGGTTTGTCCTGCATGCCCTGTGTAGAATCCAAAGGGGCACTGCGGGCAGGTGATGGCAAAGATCAGGTGCCTCTCATCTTGCGCGTCTGTTTGTTGGGGCCTGTGACggtgctgttggtgtagatgtgggggcaaagtaaACGTGGGGTTTGTGGCAGGGTGTTTCGTGTCAGCACCATTGTCCCATTGTCCTTTGCTGCtcgtgagaatctgcttcaggtggGGCAGAGTCTGTGTGCAAGCTTGGATCTGCCACCCAGTCCCAGAGAAAGCGCAGCATCCTTGTCCAGTTTGGGCCGGGGCATATTAATAATGCGTGTGAACGCACCTTGCAGTGACTGCAGGAGACAGCCGACGGGCTTGGTGGTTCAGTTCCCGGGGCTGCTGCAGACTAAGACGGCTCTCTTACAACATACGGAGGGAGATGTCAATCCCCAGGGGCCCGAATCGGTAAGCGGCCACCTCTGACCCTCTTCTCACCCCCAGGAGCTCTACTACGAGGACCGGCACTACCATGAGGGCTGCTTCCGCTGCTTCCGCTGCGACCGCTCCCTGGCAGACGAGCCCTTCACCTGCCAGGGGCAGGAGCTGCTCTGCAATGGCTGCTACTGCCGGGAGTTCTCCTCCCAGTGTGTGGCCTGCCAGCAGGTGGTCATGCCAGGTGCGATGCCCAGCCCCatcctcctccccacccagacCCAGCTGCCcagtgagggagggagggcgggagggCAGAGCTTTCAGTCAGTTGCTTACCGCCCTCCCCCACAGGCTCTCGGAAGCTGGAGTACAACGGGCAGACCTGGCACGAGCACTGTTTCATCTGTGGCAGCTGCCAGCAGCCCATCGGAGCGCGCTCCTTCATCCCAGAGCAGAACGAGTATTACTGCGTCCCCTGCTACGAGAGCAAATTTGCCCCCCGCTGCACCCGCTGCAAGAAGGTTGGATCTTGGCCACTGGGGGAGGGGAAGCAGCTGGTAGGAACTCCCCTGGGGCCCCGGGATGAACTTCTACTCCTGTGTCTGCTCACAGTCGCTGACCAAGGGAGGAGTGACTTACCGGGATGAGCCGTGGCACAAGGAGTGCTTCGTTTGCACGGGCTGCGAGGCTcccctggccgggcagcagttcaCATCTCAAGAAGATCAGCCGTACTGCGTCAAGTGCTTTGGCAGCCTTTACGCCAAAAAGTGCAGCGCCTGCGCAAAGCCCATCACGGGTGAGCAGGGGTAGCGGGCAGCTGAGCCTCCAAGGACTCTGTGGGGCGGGGGTGGGACCCGCCTGGCTCACCTGCAGGATTGGGTAGGGAGGGGCTGCTGCTCTCCATCccatccctccctctttcttcccaGGTTTTGGGGGAGGCAAGTACGTCTCCTTTGAGGATCGCCACTGGCACCACAACTGCTTCAGCTGCTCCCGCTGCACTACCTCCCTTGTGGGGAAGGGCTTCATCCCTGACAACGATGAGATCCTGTGCCGTGAATGTGCCGGCAGCCTCTGAAAGGACGCCCCCTGTGGTTGTCCTCCAGATTGTGTGTGTGCCAAAGCTCTCTCCTGGAGCAGCCGCAGGGCAGGGATGGTTCTCCCCTCCCCGGCACTGCTGACTGACGCCAGCCTCCTCTTTCCTGCCAGTCAAAAGTCTTGGCTGGGCATGTGTTCTTGGCTTTCTCGCCCGGCCCCTTTCCAATTGGTGAGCTCAGGCCGTTTCCCTTTTTCACTGGCAGTATGGCGGAGAAGCCCACCTCCACCAACCATGATCTGCCTCAAGGGCCGCCATCTTCAGGGCCCGGAAGACAGCAGGTGACTGTCTCCCAGACGTGGCCGAAGCCCTCCGCTCCCCACCAAAGTGCATTTGCTCTTCCCACTGATCTACCCTGGTTGTCTGAATGCCAGCAGTAGCAAGCCCACTGCCATGTTTCTTTCTGGCCATCCCCCTTCCCATTTTTGcactggggggggaggggagggacaaGCCACAGAAGCCTAACCTCCCCACAAGGCCTGGAGCACCATCTCTTTCTGTCCCCACCAAGTCCTGGAATGGCAGCAAGCCCTTTGGAGGGCATCCTTCCCTTGCTTCGGTCCCCAGGAGTCCCTGAGTGGCTCGGCACAGGCTGCCAGAGGAAGCTCCAGCTTTCTCTCTCACGCCCCCGGGCTTCAATTGTGAATCCCCTGATGccctctccccctgcccctggGCTGAGGAACCTGAGGCCTGAGCTCTGCACCTGCAGCTTTCTGCCCTTGGACCATCCCCACCAGGAAGGAAGGGGCTCTGTTGCTTTCTGCAGACATTCTCTATGGCCTGAATTTCCCTCCTGCCTCTCTCTGGCAAAACGCTATGCATGTTCCTTTAAATGAGCCATGTAGCCTTTCCTCAGATGCTTTGCTGTCGGGGAGCCAGAGACCACGCTGGGTGCCTGCCTGGTGGTGTGGAGGCTCACATCTGGTCcatggatctctcccccccctttTCTGACTTTCTCTAATAAATTGTGTTAATGGCTTACTGAGGATAATTCACTTTGAGAAGGGGTGGGGGTGAGATGGGTTTGCCATGCCTGGATTTTGCATTCTGTCTTCTCACTGAGACACATCCCAAATCCCAAAGGGTTCAGTACTCCCTCCTCCAGCCCCCCCTTCACAGCCTGTCGGGTGCACTTGGAACTTTGCTCCGCCCAGGATTTGGCATGTGGAAGAAGAGCCAAGCGCCCCGTGATAAAATCGAGGGGCTGCTCCCAC
Encoded proteins:
- the FHL3 gene encoding four and a half LIM domains protein 3, with the protein product MTDGFDCASCKESLYGRKYIQGDGGPFCIPCYESHFANTCAECKELIGHDCRELYYEDRHYHEGCFRCFRCDRSLADEPFTCQGQELLCNGCYCREFSSQCVACQQVVMPGSRKLEYNGQTWHEHCFICGSCQQPIGARSFIPEQNEYYCVPCYESKFAPRCTRCKKSLTKGGVTYRDEPWHKECFVCTGCEAPLAGQQFTSQEDQPYCVKCFGSLYAKKCSACAKPITGFGGGKYVSFEDRHWHHNCFSCSRCTTSLVGKGFIPDNDEILCRECAGSL